In the Pyrenophora tritici-repentis strain M4 chromosome Unknown M4_contig_00034, whole genome shotgun sequence genome, CACGACTCGGCCTTACTGCAGCGTAGGACTGAGCCCACAGCGCGCGCGCACAAATAGTCGCCGCTGCAGTCACAGTTCCTCGTCGACGCGGCTTGGGCTGCGCGGGTGAGTGACGGCCTGACCAGCGTGGTGGTGGTCAATGGTGGCTGTTCTCCTCGCCTGTCCCCGCTCGAATCAGGGCCTTGTCCAGCTCCGGTGAGGCCGCTCATGCAGAGCTATACAAGGTTGCAGGATGGGCCTACGATCGCTGTCCAATGTATCTGTCGCCTGCGCACAGGAAACAAGTTGCTTCGGACACGGCCAAGACCTGCATAGGGCACAGTGGCCGGCACTCAGTCTCGCTGACTGCTAGTGGACTGCATTTGACCCCCATGTCCAAGCAGAGACAGCGTCCTGAAGCCCTGGCGCGTGCACAGCAGCGGGTGCGAGCGACAGCGAGCGGGAGCAACCATTCTGGTTATATTTGCGGAAGATGCGGACGGGACTAGAACGCGTTCAATGGGCGTGTCTCCTGGACGAAGCTTCCCAGACGCAAAAAACGCCATGGATGATCCACAATGGGGCACGACGGCGGCGGAACACGCATCGGTTGGCTGGGCGCTGTGGGCGTAGGACGTTCCCTGTTCCCAGCTGTACATGTTGCCGTGTATCAGAATCAGGTTAGCTCAACCTCCTAGGCCATGCTCGCCCAGTCGTTTTCTCGAAGCTGCGTCCGTCTGTATCGTGCTCTCTCTTACCTCCTCACCCTCCTTCTCATACCTCTCTCTTTAAACTACGGTCGAGCACGGAGAATTCTTGGATCTGATGTGGTGCTGACGATTTCGGCTCCTATCTTTCCATAAAACTCCCATCTCCTGCTCCCGGTCCCCAAACACCCGACCGCCGTCTCTCCTCGAATAGGACCGTGAAGCGTAATAGACTCTCTGTGCCTTCCAGCTTTATTCATCCGCCGACTGCCTACCTCGTCTCTCGCTGGACGTAGAGATAGCTGAGAACAAGCGCCCTCGCTGTACTCTAGTCTCTTGCTGCCTCTACAGTCGTCGCCCCAGACTTCTGTGCTACCAGCCTCGTGTGTGACAATCCCTCGGTAGGTGCTTACTTTTCTCCTGTTTGAACTCCGCATGCTTCCGCTAGTACCTGGATCCCGTTTACGACAAGTGTTCAATGCCATGGCCCGACCCGATTTGGAACCAGGAGATTGTCTGTCTGGCAGTGCAAAATATCGCAGGATGAGTGAGGATAAGGATTGGGCGAGCCAAGGGTGAGGAATTTAGGTATGAGGTCTGGGGAATGGTCTTGGACTATCGGCTGCATGCCACACCATCGGATGGCACCTTCCTTCTACAACGTCGATAAGAAACCGTCTCGCCAATACCACCACGCTTCGCTTCACCCAAGATTGCATACCACGCCAGCATCTCTCATCATGACCCACGCGACGGCTTCACCTCGACTGCAAGCTGCCAGTGTGCTACTGCGCAATGGGAGACTTGCCAAAGGGCTATACTGTATCGATTGCGCCTCGCCGGCTCTTACACCGCCTATACTTTCGCCTATCGTCAGGGTCATATCGCCACTAGGGGTATGCCTACAAACGCCACGCCGCCTCCACACCGGATTTCTCCGCCCCATTCCACTACGCGTAGTGCTGACTACCGTCATTTCAATTCACTGGCCGGACCGCTACCAAGCCGCCCTTGACAACAGGGGCTCCGCTCTCATATATGAACAACTGCTGACAACATCTTGACATAGATCGTCCACTTCCAGCTGCACCTGTCTCCGCAACTAGCGCCGCATAGGTCGTGAGTCAGTAGTCGCCTTCACTTCGACCGATAACTTGCTCACAACCGCCTAGATACTGTCGCCAGCACTGGGATCTTTGCATTCCATCTCTTGGCGATTTACCCCTACCCGGCGGACTCGTTAGCTCGTGCTCTGCCCCTACGACCTCCCTTCTCACCGTGGGAACAATACGAGACCGCATACATCGCCCTGTTTTCTGGATGCCATTAGCAAGGGACTCTTTTTCTCCGACTTCTTCAGCTGTCTCTTTGGTGTTTTTACACTCCGTTCACTCTTTACCCTAATTGTATTAATTCTACAAAGGTATGTGCCACAGTCACGGCCTCGCTTAACCCGAAGTCGGAGGTGCCTGACTTGGACGCACGCTAATGCACCTGTTCCAGGCCCGTCAACCATATACTCGCCCCTCAAGCCACCGAGAATCGCCAACCACGGACCTTGCTTTACATATCAACTAATCACCCTCTTTGTACCAGTTGCCTCCAGGCTGCCACTCTCTAGACCGGCTCATCATTTGACGCCATCCACTCACTCACAGCGAACGTATCAACACATCGATCGTCCAACCACTAACCACGTCTATCCCGGAGACCTGACGACTACTATTTCGACACTTCATCAACAAGATGGCGTACTCCCAACAATCCCAGAGCCGTTACGGCCAGTGCGACTCATACTTTGTAGAGTCACATGATGACGGCATCTACGCTATGCGAGCCGAAGCTAGAGAACGCCACCGAGCAGTATCAAAGATGCAGCAACGGGCCATCGCTGACGAGCTTTCGAAACTAACGGCTGATGAATACCAAGAAGACATAATGCAGCACATGATGCACATGGAGGTCAGTGATTGGAGGAAGATGATTACCGAATGCACCGCTAACCAAGCCCAGTCACAAACCTTGCCCGATGTCAACTCCATTGACATTCAGACCGAAATCCAGTGGTTCATGCGCCCCTACCTCCTTGACTTCTTGGTTGAAGCTCACGCCGCCTTCCAGCTGTTGCCCGAGACTCTCTTCCTCGCTGTCAACCTGCTCGACCGCTACTGCTCGCGTCGTGTCGTCTACAAGCGTCACTACCAACTTGTTGGCTGCGCTGCTCTTCTCATTGCCGCCAAGTACGGCGACAAGAAAGACCGCGTCCCTACCGTGCGGGAGCTGAAGTCGATGTGCTGCTCTCTCTACGACGATGAGATGTTCACCCAGATGGAGTGGCATGTTCTGCAAACTCTCAACTGGGTCATCGGTCATACTACTGTTGATGCATTTCTCCAGATTGCTTTGTTAGAGGCCCCGTACGATGCTGAAGTTGAACACATGACGCTTTACATTGCTGAAATTGCTCTCTTCCATAAGGAATTTGTCTCGACGCGACCATCGGTTCTCGCCCGCTCTGCTCTTGCCCTCGCGAGGTGTGTCTTGTCTCGACCCCAAGCACGAAACAGTGAATGGGCTGGTGCCTACGATCCCCAGACGGTCATTGGCCTTTCCAACCATCTCTACCAGCCGTCTCCCGTACTTGCCCGCAAGTACGCCTCGATCCACCTGTCAGCCGTTTCCGCTACCGTCGAAGAGTTCCTACAGCGACAAGCACAGATTGCGCGACGAGGGACCGGCCCGCCGACACCCCCACCGACTGTCACCATCGATGAGCCAAAGCCTGCGTCAGGCGCCTATGTGCCCCAGACCCCTAACAAGAACCCTTATGGATCTGTCATGCACAACGGATGTCTTACCCCGCCAATCACCCCCGAGTCTGAGCAATTCACCTACGGTCATGTTGTAAAGTCGCAGCCTGCTTCTCTATACCCCACGACGCCCACGCCAGAACATGCATCGAACGGACAACACAATGGGCAATACTACCAGAGCCAATATCTCCACCCCCAGCACATGTAAACGATGACCCTCGCTGGGCAGTGGCTGTATATCCTTCACCGTCGAAAAAACTCAACTGTGGTGGACCACTTTGACAAGTCATCGTGCGTTCCGTTGTACCAAAAATATCTTGTGTGAGAGCGTCATAGCGTTGGTCTTGTTTCTCCAGCATTTACAAGCGTCTGTTTTTGTCACATTTGCCATTTTCAAGACGCCCCTTTTTCTTTCGAGCAACTTTCTTTTGTCTAGGTCCCGACCAAAAAAATTATACAGTCATTCCACCACTACCTAATGTCTCACTCGGCTTACACAGTCGGCGTAGGCTGCGGTTGGTGGAGCCCAGGTCAGGTCCCGACAACCTTCCTTTCTGGATATAACATCCATCTAATACGGGTTGTTTGGTTCCTGGGCCCCCGGGCACGAGGGGAGGAAACACGCGGCTTTTCAGGCTGAAATTGGTACACAAGCAAGCACAACTAGGCTCACTCGCAATTGTTGTTTGCTTAAGCGAGCAGAGATACCCTTCCTTTCTCCAATTCCAAACTTTTTTGTCCTGGCTTCTTGTTTTGATTGTTTGATGTCCTTCCCCCATCTCCTTTTTGCACATGTTGAGGTGGAAAGGTGAAAAAAGGCGCGTGTTCATGCTATAGGCATGGGTGATGTTTAGATTGGCAGGGCTCCATCATATTGTACTGGACGGCAGGGCTGACAGGGCTACGAGAAGAGCATCCTTAGTTTATAGAATTGGTTCGACCAAAATCAATGAGTTGGTATTCCACGAACGCTTTGTTCTCGTGTTTCTGTTTCAGCGCACCGTGTCTTCCTGGGGACATCAACCTGGAATTGGCGAGCGGATTCTATACACCATGCGCCGCAGGGTATGTCAACTCGCCACGCGTTTCAAAATAAGTAATGCCATCGCGACTTGCTTAAGATTGCCTCGCTCTGCCTCACGCTCAACGAGCACTTACCTGCATGTTCATCGTTTGCAGACGCCGGCGACTATGCCTCTAGTGAGTACAAGGCGGCAGTGCGGTCCTATCAACGATTCCAAGACACTAACCGCTCAAGCTCTCCATCACCACCACCGGACCATCCCTAGGGGCTTACAGTCTCCTCTCACCCTATAGCGACGATGACACAGCCTTTGCCCATAACACGCTCTGTCCGCGATATGCAGAGTTAGACCCTACGTCGGCGCCACCGTCGCCCGCATCCATCGAGTCGTTTGAAATCTTGGACAGCATACCATGGCGGAGGGGCTACATCTCACTAGACACACCTGCAAGGCGCGGCAGCACCACACTATTAGAGCGCTGGATGAGGAACAAACTCCGCGCCATTGCCATGCTTTTCCTCGTAGCACTTGCTGTAGCCGGCTGTATCTTGGGCGGATACCATCTAGCCGTGTCCAAGGCTTCGAAAAGCAACAACTGAGGCGCACAGACAAGACGGCCTTTGTCCTAGCATATGACAGAATCAGCGCATCATGGTGCGCGTTTTCCAGGGAGAGGTTGGGGAGGTGAAGTGGGGGCCGCCAAATGGGACCGGTCGCCAGGCACGTAGTCTTCCTTGCTAAGTGTTGATTTTTGAGTTTCGGCATCTCCATCACGTGTCGACTGTAAGCCTCAGCTTGCCCAGGTCCAAGGCCCCCCTCCCCAAAGCAAAAGAATGACAGGCACAAAACACGTAGTGGGCGCGGCGGGGTCCGGAATGCCCGAGGTCAAAGATGCCTTGCAAGGAACATCCCTTTTAGCCAGCTGAGCCCGACTTACGCCAGCGACAAATATCGCCGGTGTTCCGCGGGGCGAGTGAGTGAGCGGAGGAAGCAGCGCGAGAGGCAAAACGACTACGACTACGACGACGTGTTGGATGGTGGTCAGACAACTGAGACTGTACAAGGAAAGGGATCACCACTGTAAATATATCTTGGCTGTGTAAGGAACGAGGGTTGGCCACGTTCGCCGGCGAGATACGATGCGATTATCGTCCGATCTTTGGTGGTTGCGTTGGCGCGCAAGGCTGGGATAGCCCTTTCTGACGGCGTGGCTTGCGTTACGAATACGGGGTCAACGTTACGCGTCCCTGTTTGCTCGGAATATGCCCGCGCAACGCGTTTCAACTAGTGCTGAATCGATGATGGATGAGATGTTCAAGATGGTAAACCCCGCGGAGTGCTTGTTCACATAAGTTTTAGTTTGGACACGTGATGTTGTGTCGTGTCTTGAGGTTCATTATCGAAATCACGTGCTACGTGTCTTATCGCGATTGCGATAGTTGTAGCTTGAGAGCACAACACCTCAACGAGTAGACTACAAAACAGACTCACTTCAGATGTATGATAAACAGTCATCATATCAGTCAAATGATGATATAACAAATGTCTGAAGTCGATAGCAGCAAGCCACTGCTCTCTTCCTCCCCGCTATCACGTACCCCTTCTCCCATGCCTCCCGCATCAAGCAAACGCGCAATATGGCCACTAGTCCTACTTCTCGTGCTAGTCCATCTATCAGCAGTTTTGTACACACTGCCTCTCAACAGAGTCATAGAGCTACGGCTGTGCCAGGAGCACTATGAACGCAACGACCCGTCGCTCATTCAGCCAGACGGGTCGATACCAGAAAAGCTGTGCAAGATTGATGATGTACAGCGACGTTTGGCTTGGTTACAGGGGATTATGGAAACAACACTTGTTGTTTGTGGTATGTGATAGTGACTGCAGCAAATTTGCAAATCCCTAGCCTTGTGACTGTGCCACGGGGTAATCAGGGGTGTAAAATGGCTGACACGAACTACTAGACTTTGTCGTGACAATACCATTTAGCTTCGTCGCTCAGCGTTGGGGGATCCGAGTTGTACTCTGGTGTAATCTCATACCGAGGGTTTTCATGAGTGCCTGGGCGGTTGTGGTTGGTATGTGTTTCCGCTCTATGATTACCATAGGAAATATATCCTGATTCTCGCAACTAGGCCGTTATTCACACATCCTACCAACGAAAGCTATTATCGCGGGACCTTTCCTCAACGTACTGGGCGGCGAATGTGTATTCCAATCCACAATCTTTACCCTAACCTCCGCGCTGACAAGCGAATATGTGCAGCGGTAAGAAACACACCCAAAGCCATCTTTCCCAAAACCTAACAAAACATCTCAGTGCATCCTACTTCTCCTACATCAGCTCAACATCCTACGTCGTCTCCTTCATGGGCCCAACCCTAGCGTCCTTTACCATGAGCACAAATCTCTGGCTCCCCTTCTGGCTCAACATGCTCCTTCTAACCTGCGCAATTCCCACcatcctcctcctccccGTTACCAAAAGGACCCCAAATATTCTTTCAACTCCACACGGCAGCATATCCAATGCCCACACAGAAGAGGAATCCGGTCCTCTTCTCGAAACCACAAATCCCAGTCCGGATCGCTACACCACGGCATTCGAAACGCACACCAGCATCGTCCAGAGTATAACGCAGTCTGTACGCAAACTATGGCGATTGGTGATTGGGCGGCGGAAATTTCAGGTTTTGCTTTGCTCGTTCTTTCTCACGGCGCTGGCGAGTTCGGATACCAAACTTCTAGTGCAGTATATTTCGAAGCGGTATGAGTGGACGTTTGCAGAGGTAAGCGATTGATTTTTTTTCTAAATAGAACTTTACAGTTTCAACTAACATGTTCTGTTGTAGGCGGGCTACATGCTCTCAGCCAAAGCACTGGTAAACTTCACGTTACTAGCAATCATAATACCGCGTATCATCCACACGTCAATGTCTACAAAAACCGTGCATGGCTCCGAGGTTCGGCTTAACATTCTCGGGGCGGAGGTAAGTATCATAGTTTCTGTGCTTGGCGTGCTATGTGTTGCAATGGCTGCGAAGTTTTGGATGATGCTTACTGGTAAGTTGTGTTATTTTTAAGGTATTCTTGGTTCACACGGGTAGCTAATACTGTTAGCGCTCATCATCTATGCCTTGGGGTCTGCACTACCGGTGTTTACCATGTCGTTAGTCAAGTCGCCGCTTATCGCGTTGGCGCACTCGGATATCCAGGACTTTAGCATTGTCATGTTGACTAAGACGCTTGGGTCTTTGGTTGGGGCTCCTTTGATGGCTGTGTTGTGGGTTCAGGCGATCAAGATTGGGGGTTTGGGGTTGGGATTGCCGTATTTTGTGTCTGCTGTGAGTGAAGATGATATTTGAGATGGAGAAATAAGCTAATCGTTCTTGCAGTGTATATATCTCATGGCTGCGTTCGTCATTTCACGCTTGAGATCTTGAAGGCACGCTCCCGTGCCAACAATCAATGTCAAACTATCCCATCGTTGTTTGCGTCACAGAGCACCAGATCAGACGAAATTCTAGTCAGGTTTCATGTATTATCTACCAAGTATAGGTGAATCATTACCGAGCTGTAGTAGCGCGTTATGGTCTTGAGTGGGCGAGCACGACTAAGCTGAGCCTGGTTCCTGACAATCCCCTTCTCTTTGTTACGCGTACCAGCCACACGCCCAACGACCCCAATTATCTAGAGGATCCTTGGTACTAGCCACGCTGTATTTGATATCTGAGAGACCTCTTGATGAGAGAACTATAATGTTCGGCACCTGGCCACCGCAGCGGGGCTTCGTGTGGCCAAACCCCTTGGCGTGGGGGGTTCGTTGTCAGTCTCTATTTGCGTTAGTATATAGTTATATGCATTTTGTTATAGTATAGTGAAGTTATTAAACACACTTACGCAAAACCGAGTTGAGTCTGCCGGGTAATTGAAGCCGGTGGGG is a window encoding:
- a CDS encoding Cyclin, which gives rise to MAYSQQSQSRYGQCDSYFVESHDDGIYAMRAEARERHRAVSKMQQRAIADELSKLTADEYQEDIMQHMMHMESQTLPDVNSIDIQTEIQWFMRPYLLDFLVEAHAAFQLLPETLFLAVNLLDRYCSRRVVYKRHYQLVGCAALLIAAKYGDKKDRVPTVRELKSMCCSLYDDEMFTQMEWHVLQTLNWVIGHTTVDAFLQIALLEAPYDAEVEHMTLYIAEIALFHKEFVSTRPSVLARSALALARCVLSRPQARNSEWAGAYDPQTVIGLSNHLYQPSPVLARKYASIHLSAVSATVEEFLQRQAQIARRGTGPPTPPPTVTIDEPKPASGAYVPQTPNKNPYGSVMHNGCLTPPITPESEQFTYGHVVKSQPASLYPTTPTPEHASNGQHNGQYYQSQYLHPQHM